One Microbacterium trichothecenolyticum DNA window includes the following coding sequences:
- a CDS encoding zinc-binding dehydrogenase: protein MRAMIMDALAESPEVRDVEAPRAPADGVVVEVFATGLCKSDWHAWVGHDDIALPHVPGHELAGVIVEVGTAVQRWAVGERVTVPFVMGCGACEWCLSSDAQVCPDQQQPGFTQWGSFAERVVLHAADTNVVRIPESVSFEAAAALGCRFATAYRALTGRARVKAGEWVTVVGAGGVGLSAVMIGAALGARVIAVDRTPAALDIARRLGAEHTLLADGSDIAAAVHELTGGGSHVSVDAVGSAQTARDGILSLRRRGRHVQIGLLPTPDGMSAMPMARVIAWELDLLGSHGMAAVDYPEMLSLIESGALRPQDLIERVVGLGEAAALLPGMDAASPAGMTMIDPRRS from the coding sequence ATGCGCGCAATGATCATGGACGCCCTGGCCGAGTCGCCCGAGGTGCGTGACGTCGAGGCGCCGCGTGCTCCCGCCGACGGCGTGGTCGTCGAGGTGTTCGCCACCGGCCTGTGCAAGAGCGACTGGCACGCGTGGGTGGGCCACGACGACATCGCCCTCCCCCACGTTCCCGGACACGAGTTGGCGGGCGTGATCGTCGAGGTGGGCACGGCCGTGCAGCGCTGGGCGGTGGGCGAGCGCGTGACCGTGCCCTTCGTCATGGGGTGCGGCGCCTGCGAATGGTGCCTGAGCAGCGACGCACAGGTCTGCCCCGACCAGCAGCAGCCCGGCTTCACGCAGTGGGGCTCGTTCGCCGAGCGGGTGGTGCTGCACGCCGCCGACACGAACGTCGTCCGCATCCCCGAGAGCGTCTCGTTCGAGGCAGCGGCCGCCCTCGGATGCCGCTTCGCCACCGCCTACCGCGCCCTCACCGGCCGTGCCCGCGTGAAAGCTGGCGAGTGGGTCACGGTCGTCGGCGCCGGGGGCGTGGGCCTGAGCGCCGTCATGATCGGCGCGGCCCTCGGCGCGCGCGTCATCGCCGTGGACCGCACCCCCGCCGCCCTCGACATCGCCCGACGTCTCGGCGCCGAGCACACGCTCCTCGCCGACGGCTCCGACATCGCCGCCGCCGTGCACGAGCTCACCGGCGGCGGCAGTCACGTGTCGGTCGACGCGGTGGGCAGCGCGCAGACGGCGCGCGATGGCATCCTGAGCCTTCGACGCCGCGGTCGCCACGTGCAGATCGGCCTGCTTCCCACCCCCGACGGCATGAGCGCCATGCCCATGGCGCGCGTGATCGCCTGGGAGCTCGACCTGCTCGGCAGCCACGGCATGGCCGCGGTGGACTACCCCGAGATGCTGTCGCTCATCGAGAGCGGAGCGCTGCGACCGCAGGACCTCATCGAACGGGTGGTCGGCCTCGGCGAGGCGGCGGCTCTGCTCCCGGGGATGGATGCCGCCTCGCCGGCCGGCATGACGATGATCGACCCGCGGCGGAGCTGA
- a CDS encoding amino acid transporter, which yields MTDKPTTRKDLMKPIQLLGLAFVAALFAGFVTLMSMGFFQTRPADEIQRALVVAAVAAGATFIVVLVSVALMLLVVDPSKVTATVDRPLLLPQDAPDADAPAAAAESGDPSTTAESDRSSDPDDGPAAPKP from the coding sequence ATGACCGACAAGCCCACCACCCGTAAAGACCTGATGAAGCCGATCCAGCTGCTGGGGCTCGCGTTCGTCGCCGCGCTGTTCGCCGGGTTCGTCACGCTCATGTCGATGGGGTTCTTCCAGACCCGGCCCGCCGACGAGATCCAGCGTGCGCTCGTCGTGGCCGCGGTGGCGGCGGGAGCGACGTTCATCGTCGTTCTCGTCAGCGTCGCCCTGATGCTCCTCGTCGTCGACCCCTCGAAGGTCACCGCGACCGTCGACCGGCCGCTGCTCCTGCCCCAAGATGCTCCGGATGCCGACGCCCCCGCCGCCGCGGCAGAGTCCGGCGATCCGTCGACGACGGCGGAATCCGACCGTTCCAGCGACCCCGACGACGGCCCCGCCGCGCCGAAGCCCTGA
- a CDS encoding WxL protein peptidoglycan domain-containing protein gives MSPLSSLPRVAAVTLAAALIAGGAVSASPALAATDDVTWTVRTASNSLGAERTNYSYTLNPGAHLDDALVIANRGTENLELDVYASDGYTTSTGALDLRVAGEQSVGVGAWVTVPQRHVRVAAGQSVEVPFAVDVPQNATPGDYAGGVVTSLTVADASANVNVDRRLGIRTAIRVGGDLAPALAVDDLRVDWDGGVIPFLVGDATVHYRLHNAGNVALSAEESDAVSGPFDLARVDADPTEAAPTLLPGESWQRDVRVPAVAAMGVLVASVAATPVVTDAAGTITTLDPVAASALGWAVPWPLLLLVVLAVAAAVFGPRLLRERGRRRREAEDARVAAAVERTLAEQGRERELVD, from the coding sequence ATGTCTCCACTGAGCTCTCTCCCGCGGGTCGCCGCGGTCACCCTCGCCGCCGCCCTGATCGCCGGGGGTGCCGTCAGCGCATCCCCCGCCCTGGCCGCGACCGATGACGTGACCTGGACCGTGCGCACCGCCTCGAACTCCCTCGGCGCCGAGCGGACGAACTACAGCTACACGCTCAACCCGGGGGCGCATCTCGACGATGCCCTGGTCATCGCCAACCGCGGCACCGAGAACCTCGAGCTCGACGTGTACGCATCCGACGGCTACACGACCTCGACCGGCGCCCTCGACCTGCGCGTCGCCGGCGAGCAGTCGGTCGGCGTGGGCGCCTGGGTCACCGTGCCGCAGCGCCACGTCCGCGTCGCCGCGGGCCAGAGCGTCGAGGTGCCGTTCGCCGTCGACGTGCCGCAGAACGCCACCCCCGGCGACTACGCGGGCGGGGTCGTGACCTCGCTGACGGTGGCCGATGCCAGCGCCAACGTCAACGTGGACCGGCGCCTCGGCATCCGCACCGCTATCCGGGTCGGAGGAGACCTCGCACCCGCCCTCGCCGTCGACGACCTGCGCGTGGACTGGGACGGCGGCGTCATCCCCTTCCTCGTGGGCGACGCCACCGTGCACTACCGACTGCACAACGCCGGCAACGTCGCACTCAGTGCCGAGGAGTCCGACGCCGTGAGCGGGCCGTTCGACCTCGCGCGTGTCGACGCCGACCCGACCGAGGCGGCTCCCACGCTGCTGCCGGGCGAGTCCTGGCAGCGCGACGTCCGGGTGCCGGCGGTGGCGGCGATGGGCGTGCTCGTCGCCTCGGTCGCCGCGACCCCCGTCGTCACCGATGCCGCCGGCACCATCACGACGCTCGACCCCGTCGCAGCCTCCGCGCTCGGGTGGGCCGTTCCGTGGCCGTTGCTGCTGCTGGTGGTGCTCGCCGTGGCCGCCGCCGTCTTCGGTCCCCGGCTGCTGCGCGAGCGTGGCCGTCGCCGCCGGGAGGCCGAGGACGCACGCGTCGCCGCTGCCGTGGAGCGCACGCTGGCGGAGCAGGGACGCGAACGCGAGCTCGTCGACTGA
- a CDS encoding acyl-CoA synthetase, producing the protein MTTRSSVPSFDLRHVQLARALFAALAAVMVTFSSDHSAPLGLGVFSGFALATGLVLGLSAWLVFPRTERATPVLLAVVSVLAGLASSVPAWRTTGFFFGVVVSWALLSGVIELIGALRDRRAGRTEGVRDGVLVGILGIVLGLVLLLPIQQYALDYSIAGAGSFTLTGITIAVGLFGGYAAVVAVFLAIAGFSPRRPESVPAVPSEEAAS; encoded by the coding sequence GTGACCACTCGCTCCTCCGTGCCGTCGTTCGACCTGCGCCACGTGCAGCTCGCGCGCGCTCTCTTCGCGGCGCTCGCCGCCGTCATGGTGACGTTCTCATCCGATCACTCCGCGCCTCTCGGACTCGGCGTGTTCAGCGGCTTCGCCCTCGCGACCGGGCTCGTGCTCGGGCTCTCGGCGTGGCTGGTCTTCCCCCGCACCGAGCGCGCGACGCCGGTTCTGCTGGCCGTGGTCTCGGTGCTGGCGGGGCTTGCGAGCAGTGTGCCGGCGTGGCGCACGACCGGCTTCTTCTTCGGCGTCGTGGTCTCGTGGGCGCTGCTGTCCGGAGTGATCGAACTCATCGGCGCCCTGCGCGATCGTCGAGCCGGCCGTACCGAAGGCGTGCGCGACGGGGTGCTCGTCGGCATCCTCGGCATCGTCCTCGGTCTCGTGCTGCTGCTGCCGATCCAGCAGTACGCGCTCGATTACAGCATCGCCGGGGCGGGCTCGTTCACGCTCACCGGGATCACCATCGCCGTGGGACTGTTCGGCGGATACGCGGCGGTCGTCGCCGTGTTCCTCGCGATCGCGGGCTTCTCGCCCCGCCGCCCCGAATCCGTTCCGGCCGTACCCTCCGAGGAGGCCGCGTCATGA
- a CDS encoding HupE/UreJ family protein has protein sequence MFASLRRRLSGILLFLAAGIAALLSAAAPASAHGILSVVYADIHSGGPGVVRAQLQLEDDLLVVSVADAQHDDPLYRAGMAAFEAGDAAQQAAVLVEHRDAVAAYVGERFRVSAGGTACSPSLADDVSMTQQDGVPYAVLTVDYACPPSDDGHEITSTLFPDGEGFVTDTKTILTYALDLHEGSTVLDAEHPAFTTAQTTLERFWEFFRLGAEHLLTGIDHILFLVALIIGSRRLREVVIAASTFTLAHSVTFILAATGVVAAPPELVEPTIAFSIAVVGAWYLWRLWRGDRVDQDLSHAHGFLRLDRAGWLRVGVVFVFGLVHGLGFASALGIDEPWSWTLLWSLLVFNLGIEAVQIGIILIVFPLLVLLRRRSPRAGMWVSAVLAVVVTVAGLVWFVQRILGIE, from the coding sequence ATGTTTGCTTCTCTTCGGCGCCGGCTCTCCGGCATCCTCCTGTTCCTCGCCGCGGGAATCGCGGCCCTGCTCTCGGCCGCCGCTCCCGCGTCGGCGCACGGCATCCTCTCGGTCGTCTACGCCGACATCCACAGCGGCGGCCCCGGCGTCGTGCGTGCGCAGCTGCAGCTCGAAGACGATCTGCTCGTCGTCTCGGTCGCCGACGCTCAGCACGACGACCCCCTGTACCGCGCGGGCATGGCCGCGTTCGAGGCCGGCGACGCCGCCCAGCAGGCTGCCGTCCTCGTCGAGCACCGGGACGCCGTCGCCGCGTACGTGGGCGAGCGCTTCCGCGTCTCCGCCGGGGGGACGGCGTGCTCACCCTCGCTGGCCGACGACGTGTCGATGACGCAGCAGGACGGCGTGCCCTACGCCGTGCTCACCGTGGACTACGCCTGCCCGCCCTCGGACGACGGCCACGAGATCACCTCGACCCTCTTCCCCGACGGCGAGGGCTTCGTCACCGACACGAAGACGATCCTCACCTACGCGCTCGACCTGCACGAGGGCAGCACCGTCTTGGATGCCGAGCACCCGGCGTTCACGACCGCCCAGACGACGCTGGAGCGCTTCTGGGAGTTCTTCCGTCTCGGCGCCGAGCACCTTCTCACCGGCATCGACCACATCCTCTTCCTCGTCGCGCTGATCATCGGCTCGCGTCGGCTGCGGGAGGTCGTGATCGCCGCCTCGACGTTCACGCTGGCGCACTCGGTGACCTTCATCCTCGCCGCCACCGGGGTGGTCGCGGCCCCGCCCGAGCTGGTCGAGCCGACCATCGCGTTCTCCATCGCCGTCGTCGGCGCCTGGTATCTCTGGCGCCTCTGGCGCGGCGACCGGGTCGATCAGGACCTCTCGCACGCGCACGGCTTCCTGCGTCTGGACCGCGCGGGCTGGCTGCGCGTGGGTGTCGTGTTCGTCTTCGGCCTGGTGCACGGGCTGGGCTTCGCGTCGGCGCTGGGCATCGACGAGCCGTGGTCGTGGACGCTGCTGTGGTCGCTGCTGGTGTTCAACCTCGGTATCGAGGCGGTGCAGATCGGCATCATCCTCATCGTCTTCCCGCTGCTGGTGCTGCTGCGGCGACGCTCCCCGCGCGCGGGCATGTGGGTGAGCGCTGTGCTCGCGGTCGTGGTCACCGTGGCCGGATTGGTGTGGTTCGTCCAGCGCATCCTCGGCATCGAGTGA
- a CDS encoding purple acid phosphatase family protein produces the protein MFLTASTSHGAHTRRRVSWIATAAIGASLVLSGTAAVPAAMADTSATLSGVILGVGADETQRIVTWYSSADTAQVVQVAPTSALVNGQFPSSATTFSASGTANIASSGGFNRHATITGLAENTAYSYRVGSDGNWSSTSAFKTQSFEGDYDFLFFGDPQIGSSGDLAKDQAGWQDTMNVAVGANPNAELLVSGGDQVETANTEAHWNAFLAPDQLRQYPWVATIGNHDVGGKAYEQHLYTPNTDRSGAYYRKGSGSIGTESGGDYWFVYKDVLYIDLNSNSYSTSQGGGGDDAHIAYVTDVVNKHGADAKYTVLVYHHAIYSPADHAKDADNKVRRTDFPTAFSKLGVDLVLQGHDHSYSRSYEIKNGAKANADEKPGQDEVFEGPGGVVYVTANSSSGSKYYDITSPDDSGTSGAGNGADPLNPANYWYNSVQNQEHVRSYVKVQVKKDQLVVQNIRSGTCDAPNAAVELKKVLWCGPENGSKPAEAVGTIQDEVTIHPNHGDGQDIQVDVPTSAPGEFGWTINGHNGLVDLGTAQEKNLQYFEATGQINPITVTDTRTSMSPWSVSASVGDFTDNGKTFNGSFLGWTPKIVTPGAGAVAGAAVKSGYDGGDGLSVSRLLGSAPVGHDRSAGVVGADLDLKIPNTTDKGSYRATLTLTALAG, from the coding sequence ATGTTCCTCACCGCATCGACGTCGCACGGGGCGCACACGCGCCGCCGTGTCTCGTGGATCGCAACCGCTGCGATCGGCGCCTCGCTCGTGCTCTCGGGCACGGCGGCGGTCCCCGCGGCGATGGCCGACACCTCGGCGACGCTCTCCGGCGTCATCCTCGGAGTCGGCGCCGACGAGACGCAGCGCATCGTCACCTGGTACTCCTCCGCCGACACCGCGCAGGTGGTGCAGGTCGCTCCGACCTCGGCACTGGTGAACGGGCAGTTCCCCTCGTCTGCCACGACGTTCTCGGCATCCGGGACCGCCAACATCGCCTCGAGCGGGGGCTTCAACCGGCACGCCACCATCACGGGTCTCGCCGAGAACACGGCGTACTCGTACCGTGTGGGCTCCGACGGCAACTGGTCGTCGACCTCCGCGTTCAAGACGCAGTCGTTCGAGGGCGACTACGACTTCCTCTTCTTCGGCGACCCCCAGATCGGCTCCTCCGGCGACCTCGCCAAGGACCAGGCCGGCTGGCAGGACACCATGAACGTGGCGGTCGGCGCCAACCCGAACGCCGAACTGCTCGTGTCGGGCGGCGACCAGGTCGAGACGGCCAACACCGAGGCGCACTGGAACGCCTTCCTCGCCCCCGACCAGCTGCGCCAGTACCCGTGGGTCGCGACCATCGGCAACCACGACGTGGGCGGTAAGGCTTACGAGCAGCACCTGTACACGCCCAACACCGATCGCTCCGGCGCCTATTACCGCAAGGGATCGGGCAGCATCGGCACGGAGTCGGGCGGCGACTACTGGTTCGTCTACAAGGACGTGCTGTACATCGACCTGAACAGCAACAGCTACAGCACCTCGCAGGGCGGCGGCGGAGACGACGCGCACATCGCCTACGTCACCGACGTGGTGAACAAGCACGGAGCGGATGCCAAGTACACGGTGCTCGTGTACCACCACGCGATCTACTCGCCGGCGGACCACGCGAAGGACGCCGACAACAAGGTCCGCCGTACCGACTTCCCCACGGCTTTCTCGAAGCTGGGCGTCGACCTCGTCCTGCAGGGTCACGACCACAGCTACTCGCGCTCCTACGAGATCAAGAACGGCGCCAAGGCCAACGCCGACGAGAAGCCCGGTCAGGACGAGGTCTTCGAGGGTCCCGGCGGCGTCGTGTACGTCACCGCGAACTCTTCGTCGGGGTCGAAGTACTACGACATCACCTCGCCCGACGACAGCGGGACCAGCGGTGCCGGAAACGGTGCCGACCCGCTGAACCCGGCGAACTACTGGTACAACTCCGTGCAGAACCAGGAGCACGTGCGCTCGTACGTCAAGGTCCAGGTCAAGAAGGACCAGCTCGTCGTGCAGAACATCCGCTCCGGAACCTGCGACGCACCCAACGCGGCGGTGGAGCTGAAGAAGGTGCTGTGGTGCGGCCCCGAGAACGGCTCGAAGCCGGCCGAGGCTGTGGGCACCATTCAGGACGAGGTCACCATCCACCCCAACCACGGCGACGGCCAGGACATCCAGGTCGACGTGCCCACCAGTGCCCCCGGTGAGTTCGGCTGGACGATCAACGGCCACAACGGCCTCGTCGACCTCGGCACGGCCCAGGAGAAGAATCTGCAGTACTTCGAGGCCACCGGACAGATCAACCCGATCACCGTCACCGACACCCGCACGAGCATGTCGCCGTGGTCGGTCTCGGCGTCGGTGGGTGACTTCACCGACAACGGCAAGACCTTCAACGGTTCGTTCCTCGGCTGGACGCCCAAGATCGTCACCCCGGGTGCCGGAGCCGTCGCGGGCGCCGCGGTGAAATCGGGCTATGACGGCGGCGACGGCCTGTCGGTCTCGCGCCTGCTCGGGTCGGCTCCCGTGGGCCACGACCGCAGCGCCGGCGTCGTCGGTGCAGACCTCGACCTGAAGATCCCCAACACCACCGACAAGGGAAGCTACCGCGCGACCCTGACCCTCACCGCGCTGGCCGGCTGA
- a CDS encoding SDR family oxidoreductase, whose product MPETLLNPDREAKAVASIDPTELEIALRVIDAASALDHDDPAYIALRRQTGKLYKDVKRQSRKEKRQRIADADRAVVAATATGAPDRIDDETRGIPLATRVETPYAGELIKARACYICKQDYTLVDAFYHQLCPDCAAMSHAKRDARADLTGKRALLTGGRAKIGMYIALRLLRDGAHTTITTRFPRDAVRRFSSLPDSADWLHRLKVVGIDLRDPAQVIGLAESVASDGPLDILINNAAQTVRRSPGAYKPLVDAELAPLPDGPLPELVTFGHTNDAHPLALAQSVSAHPILASAARTAEELTAEAMAAGSSSLERLMTGTAIDAGGLIPDEDRINSWTQHVDQVEPLEMLEVQLANMTAPFLLVSRLRPAMAASTAKRKYIVNVSAMEGVFGRGYKGPGHPHTNMAKAALNMLTRTSAREMFESDGILMTAVDTGWITDERPHFTKVRLAEEGFHAPLDLVDGAARVYDPIVRGEAGEDLFGIFLKDYRKSSW is encoded by the coding sequence GTGCCCGAAACACTGCTGAATCCCGATCGTGAGGCCAAGGCCGTGGCATCCATCGATCCCACCGAGCTCGAGATCGCGCTGCGCGTCATCGACGCCGCCTCCGCGCTCGACCACGATGACCCCGCCTACATCGCCCTGCGCCGCCAGACCGGCAAGCTCTACAAAGACGTCAAGCGGCAGTCGCGTAAAGAGAAGCGGCAGCGCATCGCCGACGCCGATCGCGCCGTCGTCGCCGCCACCGCCACCGGCGCCCCCGACCGCATCGACGACGAGACGCGCGGCATCCCGCTCGCGACGCGCGTCGAGACGCCGTACGCCGGAGAGCTGATCAAGGCCCGCGCCTGCTACATCTGCAAGCAGGACTACACCCTCGTCGATGCGTTCTATCACCAGCTCTGCCCCGACTGTGCGGCGATGAGCCACGCCAAGCGCGACGCCCGCGCCGACCTCACCGGCAAGCGCGCCCTGCTCACCGGCGGTCGCGCCAAGATCGGCATGTACATCGCGCTGCGCCTGCTGCGCGACGGCGCCCACACCACCATCACCACGCGCTTCCCGCGCGACGCCGTCCGCCGATTCTCGTCGCTCCCCGACAGCGCCGACTGGCTCCACCGGCTCAAGGTCGTCGGCATCGACCTGCGCGACCCCGCCCAGGTGATCGGACTCGCCGAGTCGGTGGCATCCGATGGTCCGCTCGACATCCTCATCAACAACGCAGCCCAGACCGTGCGGCGCTCGCCGGGGGCGTACAAACCCCTGGTGGATGCCGAGTTGGCACCGCTTCCAGACGGACCGCTGCCCGAGCTGGTCACGTTCGGCCACACGAACGATGCGCACCCGCTGGCGCTCGCGCAGTCGGTGTCGGCGCACCCGATCCTCGCGTCGGCGGCGCGCACGGCCGAGGAGCTGACCGCCGAGGCGATGGCCGCGGGCTCGTCGTCGCTCGAGCGTCTCATGACCGGAACCGCGATCGACGCCGGCGGCCTCATCCCCGACGAGGACCGCATCAACAGCTGGACGCAGCACGTCGACCAGGTCGAGCCGCTCGAGATGCTCGAGGTGCAGCTGGCGAACATGACCGCGCCGTTCCTGCTGGTCAGCCGCCTGCGCCCGGCGATGGCGGCATCCACCGCGAAGCGGAAGTACATCGTCAACGTCTCGGCGATGGAGGGCGTGTTCGGCCGTGGATACAAAGGTCCCGGCCACCCGCACACGAACATGGCCAAGGCCGCGCTGAACATGCTGACGCGCACGAGCGCGCGCGAGATGTTCGAGTCGGACGGCATCCTCATGACCGCCGTGGACACCGGCTGGATCACCGACGAGCGACCCCACTTCACCAAGGTGCGCCTGGCCGAGGAGGGCTTCCACGCTCCGCTCGATCTCGTCGACGGCGCGGCGCGCGTGTACGACCCGATCGTGCGCGGCGAGGCCGGCGAGGACCTCTTCGGCATCTTCCTGAAGGACTACCGCAAGAGCTCTTGGTGA
- a CDS encoding ABC transporter ATP-binding protein, translated as MTSSPVLTATGLIKRYGELRALDDVSLTIRTGESVAVMGASGSGKTTLLHCLAAVIAPDAGSVVLSAPGTAPRELVGLDEGGRARVRRESLGFVFQEHLLLPELTAVENAALPLLLTGMRRPDAERHAAAWLAALGLAGVEGRRIGQLSGGQAQRVAIARAQVTGAPVVFADEPTGALDSATSAEVLAALLHATTGQGRTLVMVTHDADVARRCSRIVRVSDGRIVGDSAMDAAPASPSTGASR; from the coding sequence ATGACATCCTCCCCCGTCCTCACCGCCACCGGTCTCATCAAGCGATACGGCGAGCTCCGCGCCCTCGACGACGTTTCGCTGACCATCCGCACCGGCGAGTCCGTCGCCGTGATGGGGGCCTCGGGCTCGGGCAAGACGACGCTGCTGCACTGCCTCGCGGCCGTGATCGCCCCCGACGCGGGGTCGGTCGTGCTGAGCGCTCCCGGCACCGCCCCGCGCGAGCTGGTCGGCCTCGACGAGGGCGGGCGTGCCCGCGTGCGCCGCGAGTCGCTGGGCTTCGTCTTCCAAGAGCATCTGTTGCTGCCCGAGCTGACCGCCGTCGAGAACGCCGCCCTGCCCCTGCTGCTGACGGGGATGCGGCGACCGGATGCCGAGCGCCACGCCGCCGCCTGGCTCGCCGCCCTCGGACTCGCCGGCGTCGAAGGCCGGCGCATCGGCCAGCTCTCGGGCGGCCAGGCGCAGCGCGTGGCCATCGCCCGGGCCCAGGTCACCGGCGCCCCGGTCGTGTTCGCTGACGAGCCGACCGGCGCGCTCGACTCCGCGACCTCGGCCGAGGTGCTCGCCGCGCTGTTGCACGCGACCACCGGTCAGGGGCGCACGCTGGTGATGGTCACGCACGACGCCGACGTCGCCCGCCGCTGCTCGCGCATCGTGCGGGTGAGTGACGGTCGCATCGTGGGCGATTCGGCGATGGATGCCGCACCGGCTTCCCCTTCGACGGGAGCCTCCCGGTGA
- a CDS encoding NUDIX hydrolase produces the protein MTTDAIAPRRIRVSAAVITDAAGRLLLVRKAGTTAFMQPGGKPEPGETPGETLARELGEELGLALDPADLEALGEFTATAANEPGFDVVADVFRVDIGDQQPVPDAEIAELRWVTAATASGLEIAPLAREFFLPA, from the coding sequence GTGACCACGGATGCCATTGCCCCGCGCCGGATCCGCGTCTCGGCCGCGGTCATCACCGACGCCGCCGGACGCCTTCTGCTGGTGCGCAAGGCCGGGACGACTGCGTTCATGCAGCCCGGCGGCAAGCCCGAGCCGGGTGAGACGCCGGGCGAGACTCTTGCCCGCGAGCTCGGGGAGGAACTCGGCCTCGCCCTGGATCCCGCCGACCTCGAGGCGCTCGGCGAGTTCACCGCCACCGCGGCCAACGAGCCGGGCTTCGACGTGGTCGCCGACGTGTTCCGCGTCGACATCGGCGACCAGCAGCCCGTGCCGGATGCTGAGATCGCCGAGCTCCGCTGGGTCACCGCCGCGACGGCATCCGGTCTGGAGATCGCCCCACTCGCGCGCGAGTTCTTCCTGCCCGCCTGA
- a CDS encoding LPXTG cell wall anchor domain-containing protein codes for MIPITVSVLLASALCVPAAALSDPPPDGSMIIQVEVPERSATPAPAAADDRAPGTLPATGGELALWGGALALAALAGGAALRAWRRRA; via the coding sequence ATGATCCCCATCACGGTCTCGGTGCTGTTGGCATCCGCTCTCTGTGTGCCGGCGGCGGCCCTGAGCGACCCACCGCCCGACGGATCGATGATCATCCAGGTCGAGGTGCCGGAGCGGTCGGCGACGCCGGCGCCGGCCGCTGCGGACGACCGCGCTCCCGGCACACTTCCTGCAACCGGCGGCGAGCTCGCCCTGTGGGGCGGCGCGCTCGCGCTCGCCGCGCTCGCGGGGGGAGCGGCGCTGCGCGCGTGGCGCCGGAGGGCCTGA
- a CDS encoding FtsX-like permease family protein, translated as MSAVVPLARLLSRPARQGRAAIALPVVAFAVTTALLLVVTGGARMFLVDPRATVAGGLYGILAVLALVLLTVPLVTLGAAAARLTSRRRTDRLATLRLLGASTRELWTLTVLEATAVAAAGAVAGIALFGALLPLVGLLPFFGGPVGVGAVAVDPLLGAGVVVAVVLIGAASSAVGLRRVAVTPLGVRTRRAAPPKKTAAIVIGGVLLVGVVALVMNFQVVGELVGPAVSLAVLLALFGAAMGLLNVIGAPVIAARGRAIARRARTAAELVAGRELAAHAGPAWRRVSGMAIVSFIAVVAGSGLAIADVASDEAGPMMGDIRTGVLVTLGIAFVLLACAVGVTQAASVLEERELIVGLDRLGIPDGELRRARRLTVMVPLRWAAVGGAALGLLLAFPIVGMSLLVAPLAVLTIAATFAGGFALVATALASTRPIVTGIRRTA; from the coding sequence GTGAGCGCCGTCGTGCCCCTCGCCCGACTGCTCTCGCGCCCTGCCCGCCAGGGGCGCGCGGCGATCGCGCTCCCCGTCGTCGCTTTCGCCGTGACCACGGCCCTGTTGCTGGTGGTCACCGGGGGCGCGCGCATGTTCCTCGTGGATCCGCGCGCGACCGTCGCGGGCGGGCTCTACGGCATCCTGGCCGTTCTCGCCCTGGTGCTGCTGACCGTGCCGCTCGTCACCCTCGGGGCCGCCGCGGCGCGCCTCACGAGTCGCCGCCGCACCGATCGTCTGGCGACTCTTCGCCTGCTCGGCGCGAGCACGCGGGAGCTGTGGACGCTGACCGTGCTCGAGGCGACCGCTGTCGCCGCGGCCGGCGCGGTCGCCGGTATCGCGCTCTTCGGTGCGTTGCTTCCGCTCGTCGGTCTGCTGCCCTTCTTCGGCGGTCCCGTCGGCGTCGGCGCGGTGGCCGTCGACCCGTTGCTGGGCGCCGGCGTGGTGGTCGCCGTCGTGCTGATCGGCGCGGCAAGCTCGGCGGTGGGTCTGCGCCGGGTCGCGGTGACCCCGCTGGGTGTGCGCACGCGCCGCGCCGCGCCGCCGAAGAAGACCGCCGCGATCGTGATCGGCGGCGTGCTGCTCGTCGGTGTCGTGGCGCTGGTGATGAACTTCCAGGTCGTGGGTGAGCTTGTCGGCCCCGCCGTGAGCCTCGCCGTGCTGTTGGCACTGTTCGGCGCCGCGATGGGCCTGCTTAATGTCATCGGCGCCCCGGTCATCGCCGCCCGCGGCCGCGCGATCGCCCGCCGCGCCCGCACCGCCGCCGAACTGGTCGCGGGGCGCGAGCTCGCCGCGCACGCGGGTCCTGCGTGGCGCCGCGTGTCGGGCATGGCGATCGTGTCGTTCATCGCGGTCGTCGCGGGTTCGGGCCTCGCGATCGCCGATGTCGCCTCCGACGAGGCCGGGCCGATGATGGGTGACATCCGCACCGGCGTGCTGGTCACCCTCGGCATCGCCTTCGTTCTCCTCGCCTGCGCCGTAGGCGTCACCCAGGCGGCGTCGGTGCTCGAGGAACGGGAGCTGATCGTGGGCCTCGATCGCCTCGGCATCCCGGACGGCGAACTCCGCCGCGCACGCCGCCTGACGGTCATGGTCCCGCTGCGGTGGGCAGCGGTGGGCGGAGCCGCACTCGGACTGCTGCTGGCGTTCCCCATCGTCGGGATGAGCCTGCTCGTCGCCCCGCTCGCGGTGCTGACGATCGCGGCGACCTTCGCCGGCGGATTCGCGCTGGTCGCCACGGCGCTGGCGTCGACGCGACCGATCGTGACCGGCATCCGCCGCACCGCGTGA